A window from Cygnus olor isolate bCygOlo1 chromosome 13, bCygOlo1.pri.v2, whole genome shotgun sequence encodes these proteins:
- the RAB39B gene encoding ras-related protein Rab-39B isoform X1: MEAIWLYQFRLIVIGDSTVGKSCLIRRFTEGRFAQISDPTVGVDFFSRLVEIEPGKRIKLQIWDTAGQERFRSITRAYYRNSVGGLLLFDITNRRSFQNVHEWLEETKVHVQPYQIVFVLVGHKCDLDTQRQVTRHEAEKLAAAYGKQSWRRLMQSTTGAWLPWALYLQLLLTPVESARFAQTGTVSPVFTKARTNTYERVSSFILFFQGLAIHKVCPGLPS, translated from the exons ATGGAGGCCATCTGGCTCTACCAGTTCCGCCTGATCGTCATCGGCGACTCCACCGTGGGCAAGTCCTGCCTCATCCGTCGCTTCACCGAGGGGCGCTTCGCCCAGATCTCCGACCCCACGGTGGGCGTGgatttcttctccaggctggtgGAGATCGAGCCGGGCAAGAGGATCAAGCTGCAGATCTGGGACACGGCCGGCCAGGAGCGGTTCCG GTCCATCACCAGAGCCTACTACAGGAACTCGGTTGGTGGACTCCTCCTCTTTGACATTACAAACCGCAGGTCCTTCCAGAACGTCCATGAGTGGCTAGAAGAGACCAAGGTGCACGTCCAGCCCTACCAGATCGTCTTTGTTTTGGTAGGTCACAAGTGTGACCTTGACACGCAGCGGCAGGTCACCAGGCACGAGGctgagaaactggctgctgcTTATG GTAAGCAAAGCTGGAGAAGATTGATGCAGAGCACCACAGGAGCGTGGTTACCATGGGCTCTCTACCTTCAGCTTCTGCTGACACCAGTGGAGAGCGCAAGGTTTGCTCAGACCGGGACGGTTAGTCCTGTTTTCACAAAGGCAAGGACAAACACATACGAAAGGGTCAgttctttcattctcttctttCAAGGTCTGGCTATTCACAAGGTGTGTCCTGGGTTGCCTAGCTGA
- the RAB39B gene encoding ras-related protein Rab-39B isoform X2, giving the protein MEAIWLYQFRLIVIGDSTVGKSCLIRRFTEGRFAQISDPTVGVDFFSRLVEIEPGKRIKLQIWDTAGQERFRSITRAYYRNSVGGLLLFDITNRRSFQNVHEWLEETKVHVQPYQIVFVLVGHKCDLDTQRQVTRHEAEKLAAAYGMKYIETSARDAINVEKAFTDLTRDIYELVKRGEISIQEGWEGVKSGFVPNVVHSSEEVVKSDRRCLC; this is encoded by the exons ATGGAGGCCATCTGGCTCTACCAGTTCCGCCTGATCGTCATCGGCGACTCCACCGTGGGCAAGTCCTGCCTCATCCGTCGCTTCACCGAGGGGCGCTTCGCCCAGATCTCCGACCCCACGGTGGGCGTGgatttcttctccaggctggtgGAGATCGAGCCGGGCAAGAGGATCAAGCTGCAGATCTGGGACACGGCCGGCCAGGAGCGGTTCCG GTCCATCACCAGAGCCTACTACAGGAACTCGGTTGGTGGACTCCTCCTCTTTGACATTACAAACCGCAGGTCCTTCCAGAACGTCCATGAGTGGCTAGAAGAGACCAAGGTGCACGTCCAGCCCTACCAGATCGTCTTTGTTTTGGTAGGTCACAAGTGTGACCTTGACACGCAGCGGCAGGTCACCAGGCACGAGGctgagaaactggctgctgcTTATGGTATGAAGTACATTGAGACCTCTGCTCGGGATGCCATTAACGTGGAGAAGGCCTTCACTGATCTGACTCGAGATATATACGAGCTTGTTAAAAGGGGGGAAATTTCAATCCaggagggatgggaaggggtAAAGAGCGGGTTTGTCCCAAACGTAGTGCACTCTTCAGAAGAAGTGGTGAAATCAGATAGGCGGTGCTTGTGCTGA
- the RAB39B gene encoding ras-related protein Rab-39B isoform X3: MEAIWLYQFRLIVIGDSTVGKSCLIRRFTEGRFAQISDPTVGVDFFSRLVEIEPGKRIKLQIWDTAGQERFRSITRAYYRNSVGGLLLFDITNRRSFQNVHEWLEETKVHVQPYQIVFVLVGHKCDLDTQRQVTRHEAEKLAAAYGKQSWRRLMQSTTGAWLPWALYLQLLLTPVESARFAQTGTVSPVFTKARTNTYERL; encoded by the exons ATGGAGGCCATCTGGCTCTACCAGTTCCGCCTGATCGTCATCGGCGACTCCACCGTGGGCAAGTCCTGCCTCATCCGTCGCTTCACCGAGGGGCGCTTCGCCCAGATCTCCGACCCCACGGTGGGCGTGgatttcttctccaggctggtgGAGATCGAGCCGGGCAAGAGGATCAAGCTGCAGATCTGGGACACGGCCGGCCAGGAGCGGTTCCG GTCCATCACCAGAGCCTACTACAGGAACTCGGTTGGTGGACTCCTCCTCTTTGACATTACAAACCGCAGGTCCTTCCAGAACGTCCATGAGTGGCTAGAAGAGACCAAGGTGCACGTCCAGCCCTACCAGATCGTCTTTGTTTTGGTAGGTCACAAGTGTGACCTTGACACGCAGCGGCAGGTCACCAGGCACGAGGctgagaaactggctgctgcTTATG GTAAGCAAAGCTGGAGAAGATTGATGCAGAGCACCACAGGAGCGTGGTTACCATGGGCTCTCTACCTTCAGCTTCTGCTGACACCAGTGGAGAGCGCAAGGTTTGCTCAGACCGGGACGGTTAGTCCTGTTTTCACAAAGGCAAGGACAAACACATACGAAAGG ctctgA
- the RAB39B gene encoding ras-related protein Rab-39B isoform X4 — MEAIWLYQFRLIVIGDSTVGKSCLIRRFTEGRFAQISDPTVGVDFFSRLVEIEPGKRIKLQIWDTAGQERFRSITRAYYRNSVGGLLLFDITNRRSFQNVHEWLEETKVHVQPYQIVFVLVGHKCDLDTQRQVTRHEAEKLAAAYGSFSFLASVDEEN; from the exons ATGGAGGCCATCTGGCTCTACCAGTTCCGCCTGATCGTCATCGGCGACTCCACCGTGGGCAAGTCCTGCCTCATCCGTCGCTTCACCGAGGGGCGCTTCGCCCAGATCTCCGACCCCACGGTGGGCGTGgatttcttctccaggctggtgGAGATCGAGCCGGGCAAGAGGATCAAGCTGCAGATCTGGGACACGGCCGGCCAGGAGCGGTTCCG GTCCATCACCAGAGCCTACTACAGGAACTCGGTTGGTGGACTCCTCCTCTTTGACATTACAAACCGCAGGTCCTTCCAGAACGTCCATGAGTGGCTAGAAGAGACCAAGGTGCACGTCCAGCCCTACCAGATCGTCTTTGTTTTGGTAGGTCACAAGTGTGACCTTGACACGCAGCGGCAGGTCACCAGGCACGAGGctgagaaactggctgctgcTTATG ggtcattttctttcttggcaTCTGTGGACGAAGAGAACTAG
- the RAB39B gene encoding ras-related protein Rab-39B isoform X5 yields the protein MEAIWLYQFRLIVIGDSTVGKSCLIRRFTEGRFAQISDPTVGVDFFSRLVEIEPGKRIKLQIWDTAGQERFRSITRAYYRNSVGGLLLFDITNRRSFQNVHEWLEETKVHVQPYQIVFVLVGHKCDLDTQRQVTRHEAEKLAAAYEN from the exons ATGGAGGCCATCTGGCTCTACCAGTTCCGCCTGATCGTCATCGGCGACTCCACCGTGGGCAAGTCCTGCCTCATCCGTCGCTTCACCGAGGGGCGCTTCGCCCAGATCTCCGACCCCACGGTGGGCGTGgatttcttctccaggctggtgGAGATCGAGCCGGGCAAGAGGATCAAGCTGCAGATCTGGGACACGGCCGGCCAGGAGCGGTTCCG GTCCATCACCAGAGCCTACTACAGGAACTCGGTTGGTGGACTCCTCCTCTTTGACATTACAAACCGCAGGTCCTTCCAGAACGTCCATGAGTGGCTAGAAGAGACCAAGGTGCACGTCCAGCCCTACCAGATCGTCTTTGTTTTGGTAGGTCACAAGTGTGACCTTGACACGCAGCGGCAGGTCACCAGGCACGAGGctgagaaactggctgctgcTTATG AGAACTAG